Genomic segment of Acidobacteriota bacterium:
CCACCGTCTACCCGGTGCTGGTGGACCCCGGTCCGGAGTCCGGTCCCGGGGAGGCGCTGAAGGCGGTGAAGGAACAATTGCGCCGGATTCCGGGTAACGGATTGGGCTACGGCCTGTTACGCTATGGCGCACAAGAGACAGGGCTGGTGGAGAGCGGTTCCTCGGAGGATTTGCAGGGGGAGCCTCAAGTGAGCTTCAACTACTTGGGGCAGCTCGACCAGGCGCTACCGGAGGGGGCTTTGTTCCGCCCCGCCGGAGAGGCCGCGGGCGCGCCGCGGAGTCCCCGCCAGCCGTTGGAATTTCCACTCCAGATCGATGCCCAGGTGGCCGGCGGCCGCCTCAAGGCTCGTTGGAGCTTCAGTCCGGACCAGCTGCCGCGGGACACCGTGAGCGAGCTGGCGGGGCGCTTTATATCCGGTCTTTCGACCCTCGTCGCCCACTGCCTCGACCCCGAGGCCGGGGGCTTCACCGCGTCGGACTTCGCCCTGACGGAGCTCGACGAGGACGAATTGGCGGAGGCGTTCGACGAGATCGATTTCGGTGATTGAGGACCTTAGGACGCGAGTTCGCCAACGGGTGAGAAGGGGAGAGCTGACGGCGGACGGGGGGTGAACCGGCTAGGTGGCTAGACAGAACGTAGCGGATGCATATCCGTTGACGCCCATTCAGCAAGGGATGTTGTTCCACGACATCCTGGAGCCCGGGGCGTACCTCGTTCAAGTGGTGGGAGTGCTGGAAGGCGATCTGGATCTCACCGCATTCGAGGCGGCCTGGCAGAAGGTGGTGGATCGTCATCCGGTTCTTCGTAGCGCTTTCGTTTGGAAGAAAACTCCCAAGC
This window contains:
- a CDS encoding condensation domain-containing protein translates to TVYPVLVDPGPESGPGEALKAVKEQLRRIPGNGLGYGLLRYGAQETGLVESGSSEDLQGEPQVSFNYLGQLDQALPEGALFRPAGEAAGAPRSPRQPLEFPLQIDAQVAGGRLKARWSFSPDQLPRDTVSELAGRFISGLSTLVAHCLDPEAGGFTASDFALTELDEDELAEAFDEIDFGD